From a region of the Mercurialis annua linkage group LG1-X, ddMerAnnu1.2, whole genome shotgun sequence genome:
- the LOC126662302 gene encoding probable fructokinase-4: protein MASNGDSKNLIVSFGEMLIDFVPTVSGVSLAEAPGFLKAPGGAPANMAIAVARLGGKSAFVGKLGDDEFGHMLAGILKENGVCSDGINFDKGARTALAFVTLRADGEREFMFYRNPSADMLLTPDELNLEVIRSAKIFHYGSISLIVEPCRSAHLKAMKEAKDAGALLSYDPNLRLPLWPSAEYAREQIKSIWDQADIIKVSDNELEFLTGSDKIDDESAMSLWHPNLKLLLVTLGEKGCRYYTKNFHGSVDPFHVKAVDTTGAGDSFVGALLSKAVHDLSVLEDEPRLREILKFANACGAITTTKKGAIPALPAEADVLSLMNGSN from the exons ATGGCTTCTAACGGCGATTCCAAAAATCTGATCGTCAGTTTCGGCGAGATGCTCATCGATTTCGTCCCCACCGTCTCCGGTGTATCCCTAGCCGAAGCTCCCGGATTTTTGAAAGCTCCGGGCGGTGCTCCGGCGAATATGGCGATTGCCGTGGCTAGGCTAGGCGGAAAATCGGCGTTTGTTGGCAAATTAGGGGATGATGAGTTTGGTCACATGCTCGCCGGGATCTTGAAGGAGAACGGAGTGTGCAGTGACggtattaattttgataaaggCGCCAGGACTGCTTTGGCTTTCGTCACTCTACGCGCTGATGGCGAGCGTGAATTCATGTTTTACAGAAATCCGAGCGCTGACATGCTGTTGACTCCTGATGAGCTAAATCTTGAAGTCATTAGATCT GCAAAAATCTTCCACTATGGATCAATAAGCTTAATAGTGGAGCCATGCAGATCAGCACATTTAAAAGCAATGAAAGAGGCAAAGGATGCAGGTGCTTTGCTATCATATGATCCAAATTTGAGACTGCCATTGTGGCCATCAGCTGAGTATGCACGTGAGCAGATTAAGAGCATTTGGGATCAGGCCGATATTATCAAAGTTAGTGACAATGAGCTCGAATTTCTCACTGGCAGTGACAAAATTGATGATGAATCTGCCATGTCTCTATGGCATCCTAATTTGAAGCTTCTCTTGGTCACCCTTGGTGAAAAGGGTTGCAGATATTACACCAAG AATTTCCATGGATCAGTTGATCCATTCCATGTCAAGGCTGTGGATACAACCGGGGCTGGTGATTCATTCGTCGGAGCTTTACTATCTAAAGCAGTACATGATCTTTCTGTTCTCGAGGATGAACCGAGGTTGAGAGAAATACTAAAATTTGCAAATGCTTGCGGAGCCATTACGACCACCAAGAAAGGAGCTATTCCTGCCCTTCCCGCTGAGGCCGATGTCCTCAGCTTGATGAACGGATCAAACtag